One genomic segment of Marinitoga piezophila KA3 includes these proteins:
- a CDS encoding nucleotide sugar dehydrogenase, whose product MSLMEKIQNKTAKIGVIGLGYVGLPLAVEKAKAGYNVIGFDVQEKKVEMVNKGINYIGDVVNEELEDLVKKGKITATTDFEKLAECDAVMICVPTPLNKFKQPDLQYVVASTKEVAKRLHKDMLVTLESTTYPGTTEEVMLPILEETGLKVGKDFYLAFSPERVDPGNLRFKTKNTPKVVGGVTPECTKHAKALYENVLEAEVFAVSTPKEAEMAKILENTFRIVNIALINEMAVVAKKLGINIWEVIDAAATKPFGFMPFYPGPGVGGHCIPIDPFYLTYKARAVDYHTRLIEMAGEINDAMPEYVVSRLQDILNDRKRCLNGAKVLLLGVAYKNDIDDLRESPALKVIEHLEKKHADIIIHDPYIPEFTHEGKTYKSVELTRELLESVDAVVLTTAHSNVDYEFVLEHAPFLFDTKNKTKNIEKNKDKVILL is encoded by the coding sequence ATGAGTTTAATGGAAAAGATTCAAAACAAAACAGCAAAAATAGGGGTTATTGGACTTGGTTATGTTGGATTACCTTTAGCAGTAGAAAAGGCAAAGGCAGGTTATAACGTTATTGGCTTTGATGTTCAGGAAAAAAAAGTTGAAATGGTTAATAAAGGTATTAATTATATTGGTGATGTTGTAAATGAAGAACTTGAAGATCTTGTAAAAAAAGGAAAGATTACAGCTACAACAGATTTCGAAAAATTAGCTGAATGTGATGCAGTAATGATCTGTGTACCTACTCCTTTAAATAAATTTAAGCAGCCCGATTTGCAATATGTTGTTGCTTCTACAAAAGAGGTTGCAAAAAGATTGCATAAAGATATGCTGGTAACCCTTGAAAGTACAACATATCCTGGAACCACAGAGGAAGTAATGCTTCCTATATTAGAAGAAACAGGATTAAAGGTTGGTAAGGATTTCTATCTTGCTTTTTCACCAGAAAGGGTAGACCCAGGAAATTTAAGGTTTAAAACAAAGAATACACCAAAGGTAGTTGGTGGCGTAACACCAGAATGTACAAAACATGCTAAAGCGTTATATGAAAATGTTCTTGAAGCAGAGGTATTTGCTGTTTCAACACCAAAAGAAGCAGAAATGGCAAAGATTTTAGAAAATACATTTAGAATTGTAAATATTGCGCTTATTAATGAAATGGCTGTAGTTGCAAAAAAACTTGGAATTAATATCTGGGAAGTTATTGATGCAGCAGCTACAAAACCATTTGGTTTTATGCCTTTTTATCCTGGGCCAGGTGTAGGTGGTCATTGTATTCCAATAGATCCATTTTATTTAACATATAAAGCAAGAGCTGTTGATTATCATACAAGATTAATAGAAATGGCTGGAGAAATAAATGATGCAATGCCTGAATATGTTGTTTCAAGACTTCAGGATATTTTAAACGATAGAAAGAGATGTTTAAATGGAGCAAAGGTATTATTGCTTGGTGTTGCTTATAAAAACGATATAGATGATTTAAGGGAATCACCTGCATTAAAGGTTATAGAACACCTTGAAAAGAAACATGCAGATATTATTATTCATGATCCGTATATTCCAGAATTTACACATGAAGGAAAAACATATAAGAGTGTGGAATTAACAAGAGAGCTTCTTGAAAGTGTAGATGCTGTGGTATTAACTACTGCACATTCTAATGTAGATTATGAATTTGTGCTTGAACATGCTCCATTCTTATTTGATACAAAGAATAAAACAAAGAATATAGAAAAGAATAAGGATAAGGTGATATTATTATGA
- a CDS encoding Gfo/Idh/MocA family protein, producing MIRLALIGCGRIATKKHTEAIIKNSELFELVAVVDPVKEKAENIANIIEEAGLKRPEVYTDYNEVLKREDIDMVSIATESGYHYQISIDAMCNGKHVLVEKPMALSTKEMDHMIELSKEKDLKLGVCFQNRFNPPIQELRKKLENGDFGKLLHGQISIRWNRNKSYYEQAPWRGTWELDGGTLMNQCTHGIDLLQWTFGEIEEISGRIENFNHPYIEAEDFGSAIIKFKNGAVGIVEGTANVYPKNLEETLSVFGENGTVVIGGLAVNKIETWRFDGEESHPFQNLPDPDTVYGAGHVPLYKDFYEAIINNRKPYISGEDGKKAVEIVLAIYKSSKEGKPVKFPFEFSTLEMKEYFK from the coding sequence ATGATTCGACTGGCATTAATTGGTTGTGGTAGAATTGCTACTAAAAAACATACAGAAGCTATAATAAAGAATAGCGAATTATTTGAGCTTGTAGCTGTTGTTGATCCTGTAAAGGAAAAGGCAGAAAATATTGCTAATATAATAGAAGAAGCGGGATTAAAAAGGCCAGAAGTATATACTGATTATAATGAAGTTTTAAAAAGAGAAGATATAGATATGGTATCCATAGCTACAGAAAGTGGATATCATTATCAGATTTCTATAGATGCAATGTGCAATGGAAAACATGTGCTTGTTGAAAAACCTATGGCATTATCCACAAAAGAAATGGACCATATGATAGAACTTTCAAAAGAAAAGGATTTAAAATTAGGTGTGTGTTTTCAGAACAGATTTAATCCACCTATTCAGGAGTTAAGAAAAAAACTTGAAAATGGTGATTTTGGAAAATTGTTGCATGGACAGATTTCCATAAGATGGAACAGGAATAAATCATATTATGAACAGGCACCATGGAGAGGAACGTGGGAGCTTGATGGTGGAACATTAATGAATCAATGTACTCACGGAATAGACCTATTACAATGGACATTTGGTGAAATAGAAGAGATTTCTGGTAGAATTGAAAACTTTAATCATCCATATATTGAAGCAGAAGATTTTGGAAGTGCAATTATAAAGTTTAAAAATGGTGCTGTGGGAATTGTAGAAGGAACAGCAAATGTTTATCCAAAGAATCTTGAAGAAACATTGTCTGTGTTTGGTGAAAATGGAACGGTTGTAATAGGTGGTCTGGCAGTAAATAAAATAGAAACCTGGAGATTTGATGGTGAAGAATCACATCCATTTCAAAATTTGCCTGATCCTGATACTGTTTATGGTGCAGGTCATGTGCCGCTTTATAAGGACTTTTATGAAGCTATAATAAATAATAGAAAACCATATATTTCTGGAGAAGATGGAAAAAAAGCTGTTGAAATTGTACTTGCAATTTATAAATCTTCTAAGGAAGGAAAACCAGTAAAATTTCCATTTGAATTTTCAACACTTGAGATGAAGGAATATTTTAAGTAA
- the hpf gene encoding ribosome hibernation-promoting factor, HPF/YfiA family, protein MDYKLFTKNIELTKALEDYLEKRMEKIDRMFKKHDDLLMGTEIRVEKDRETYKVEVTSHLKFKGSIFKVEERGTDLYEVIDKVSDAFERKLKKVKGKLQNHDAPNPLKDVKPVELDDEDELFSKIEKRKRFDMSMFSLEEAILQLELLGHEFFVFRNSESEEVNVIYKRKDGTLGLIEFEE, encoded by the coding sequence ATGGATTACAAATTATTCACAAAAAACATTGAGCTCACTAAAGCTCTTGAAGATTATTTAGAAAAGAGAATGGAAAAAATCGACAGAATGTTCAAAAAACACGATGATTTGTTAATGGGAACAGAAATTAGGGTAGAAAAAGACAGAGAAACTTATAAGGTTGAGGTCACTTCACATCTTAAATTTAAAGGCAGTATTTTCAAAGTAGAAGAAAGGGGGACAGACCTTTACGAGGTTATAGATAAAGTTTCTGACGCTTTTGAAAGAAAATTAAAGAAAGTAAAAGGAAAATTACAAAATCACGATGCTCCAAACCCATTAAAAGATGTTAAACCTGTAGAATTAGATGATGAAGATGAACTTTTCAGCAAAATTGAAAAAAGAAAAAGATTTGATATGAGTATGTTCTCATTAGAAGAAGCGATATTACAGTTAGAATTATTGGGACACGAATTTTTTGTATTTAGAAATTCAGAGTCAGAAGAAGTTAATGTTATTTACAAAAGAAAAGACGGAACATTGGGATTAATAGAATTTGAAGAATAA
- a CDS encoding nucleotidyltransferase family protein — protein MKILGVILAAGLSKRFKGNKLIYNYNGKPLLQWTIDLLNQYAFDKLLVVNENWNEIENHFKDYSNFKIIYNHEYKKGISSSVKTAIQYALNNNYDKTLIFLGDMPLITKETVEKILYQNTKKPIVAPYYQGQKGFPTLIDKQLYKNVLDLSGDAGIKQIIYKQPELVEKIEINIPMPVFDIDTPL, from the coding sequence ATGAAAATATTGGGAGTTATACTTGCTGCAGGTTTATCAAAGAGATTTAAAGGCAATAAACTTATATATAATTACAATGGCAAACCACTTTTGCAATGGACCATAGATTTGTTAAATCAATATGCTTTCGATAAATTGCTTGTTGTAAATGAAAATTGGAATGAAATAGAAAATCATTTCAAAGACTATTCTAATTTCAAAATCATTTATAATCACGAATATAAAAAAGGAATTTCCTCTTCAGTAAAAACAGCAATACAATATGCTTTAAACAATAATTATGACAAAACTCTAATATTTCTTGGAGATATGCCTCTAATCACAAAAGAAACAGTTGAAAAAATTTTATATCAAAATACTAAAAAACCTATTGTTGCTCCGTATTATCAGGGACAAAAAGGATTTCCAACATTAATTGATAAACAATTATATAAAAATGTTTTAGATTTATCAGGCGATGCCGGTATAAAACAGATAATATATAAACAACCAGAATTAGTAGAAAAAATAGAAATTAATATACCTATGCCCGTTTTTGACATAGACACTCCCCTTTAG
- a CDS encoding sugar ABC transporter substrate-binding protein — protein MKRFSVLILFVLMITFLFAGEITVWFEYEGFDQFEDIVKSFEKENPGITVKVIRQQKISSKLFTVFRGDGDIPDIVLVKNDEIGKLTDAGLLENIDALKDKYGKSFIKGSFDAFKIEKHIVKDGKSISKEVHYYGIPFYFDTQVLFYHYKTFYDAGFPLEYGHTFEDLLFASYAVEEKTKGKTLGLAWGANSPYWFPPFQWAFGKENLMENGRIIIDDDNTYNAISFIFTTVAGGSAHLIERQGLVSGFKKGKIAAMFFGTFMIPDFIKSGIEFKILPLPYIKEAGNYMTPVLDYKGFSVIKGKLNNDVEKFLEYISKKESQITFCKDLYKFPSSKSAFDELKEKDEYFKVAYMSAERGKVLPNSAYFKSKYWQGIRTMMTLILKQKDEMDDSIIEKTQRFMDEK, from the coding sequence ATGAAAAGGTTTTCAGTTTTAATACTTTTTGTCTTAATGATTACATTTTTATTTGCCGGTGAAATTACTGTATGGTTTGAATATGAAGGTTTTGATCAATTTGAAGATATTGTAAAATCATTTGAAAAAGAGAATCCTGGAATCACTGTGAAGGTGATAAGACAGCAAAAAATATCCTCGAAATTATTTACAGTTTTTAGAGGAGATGGAGATATTCCTGATATTGTTTTAGTAAAAAATGATGAGATAGGGAAGTTAACAGATGCAGGATTATTAGAAAATATAGATGCATTAAAAGATAAATATGGAAAATCATTTATAAAAGGCTCATTTGATGCATTTAAAATAGAAAAACATATTGTTAAAGATGGAAAATCTATTTCTAAGGAAGTACATTATTATGGCATACCATTTTATTTTGATACACAGGTATTATTTTATCATTATAAAACCTTTTATGATGCTGGATTTCCTTTGGAATATGGACATACATTTGAAGATTTATTGTTTGCAAGTTATGCAGTGGAAGAAAAAACAAAGGGAAAAACACTTGGGCTTGCATGGGGCGCCAATTCGCCTTATTGGTTCCCACCTTTCCAATGGGCATTTGGAAAAGAAAATTTAATGGAAAATGGAAGAATAATAATAGATGATGATAATACCTATAATGCAATTTCTTTTATATTTACAACAGTTGCAGGAGGTAGTGCTCATCTCATAGAAAGGCAGGGGCTTGTTTCTGGATTTAAAAAAGGCAAAATAGCAGCCATGTTTTTTGGGACCTTTATGATTCCTGATTTTATTAAATCCGGTATAGAGTTTAAAATATTACCATTACCATATATAAAAGAAGCAGGAAATTATATGACACCTGTTCTGGATTACAAAGGTTTTAGCGTTATAAAAGGGAAATTAAATAATGATGTTGAGAAATTTCTTGAGTATATTTCAAAGAAAGAATCTCAGATTACATTTTGTAAGGACTTATACAAATTTCCTTCTTCCAAAAGTGCTTTTGATGAATTGAAAGAAAAGGATGAATATTTTAAGGTTGCCTATATGTCTGCGGAAAGAGGAAAGGTTTTGCCAAATTCCGCATATTTTAAATCAAAATACTGGCAGGGAATACGAACGATGATGACATTAATTCTTAAGCAAAAAGATGAAATGGATGATTCTATTATAGAAAAAACACAGAGGTTTATGGATGAAAAATAA
- a CDS encoding ABC transporter permease subunit: MKNKSKYILLLPAVFLITFILIIPMFSILKTSLYTSPFGENGGFVGIKNYIEVLKDSGMSIAVKISFIWSAIISSIVMIIGILIAYLIEEKFRNKKLVFFLTMLPWIVPSYIGVLIWRALIYGYGTDSIIKNIFHINTNIFTDVLSGFGWGVFVSIWLELPIVIMVLISAYQEVPKELYFAAEIDGANSLNTLINITIPYIKPTIIAWFLIIFAAHFKDFTVPFLLTAGGPPLLDGIGSHSIVGITTTMGIFNYFVSNTYYDFGIISAYSVISAFFVMLIAFIFLTRRTISLNKFITFVIAIKVLTYMFNHNIVLLLSAAMYLLLLKNRKLFGIIVFVDFAIMMLSINHYGFWKGFDFVPIIGLMWLIFKEKTPVLPQIRFNMTNYMRYIVLGILILSILLPLWSIINISLSGNNDITMNLLPKNATFENYKRIFTEANIDLNLKNTFILSTLTAILVPLTAYPLALFISKNRMGWILPILIFMDFLGGVHSIIALFMVFKKLKLLNSLFGLSLVYTTHTLPMATFLIKGYLDKIPKEIEETAIMDTSRIKSYFYILFPLSIPSILVSSLIGFMKSWNGFIPSLMLLTKDNLYPISVKLYSFIGEPGTSYPRWDLFAASSVLNMIFLAMIFIAIRKPLMNGVLKERY; the protein is encoded by the coding sequence ATGAAAAATAAAAGTAAGTATATTCTTTTATTACCAGCGGTATTTTTAATAACCTTTATTTTAATAATACCAATGTTTTCGATCTTGAAAACATCATTATATACCTCACCGTTTGGTGAGAATGGGGGTTTTGTTGGTATTAAGAATTATATAGAGGTTTTAAAAGACTCTGGAATGTCTATAGCTGTAAAGATTAGTTTCATATGGTCTGCTATTATTTCTTCAATAGTGATGATAATAGGTATTTTAATAGCATATTTGATAGAGGAAAAATTTAGAAATAAAAAATTGGTTTTCTTTTTAACGATGCTTCCATGGATAGTACCGTCTTATATAGGTGTATTGATATGGAGAGCTTTAATATATGGATATGGAACAGATTCTATTATAAAAAATATTTTTCATATTAATACAAATATATTTACAGATGTATTATCTGGATTTGGATGGGGGGTTTTTGTAAGTATCTGGCTTGAATTACCGATAGTAATAATGGTTTTAATTTCTGCATATCAGGAAGTTCCAAAGGAATTATATTTTGCAGCAGAGATAGATGGTGCCAACTCATTGAATACTCTTATTAATATTACTATTCCATATATAAAGCCAACGATTATTGCATGGTTTCTGATAATATTTGCTGCGCATTTTAAGGACTTTACTGTTCCATTTCTTTTAACAGCAGGAGGACCACCATTATTGGACGGAATAGGTAGTCATAGTATTGTTGGTATTACAACAACTATGGGAATATTCAATTATTTTGTTTCAAATACGTATTATGATTTTGGAATAATATCAGCTTATAGCGTTATTTCAGCGTTTTTTGTAATGCTTATAGCTTTTATCTTTCTTACCAGAAGAACTATATCTTTAAATAAATTTATAACCTTTGTTATAGCCATAAAGGTTCTTACCTATATGTTTAATCATAATATAGTATTATTGCTATCTGCGGCAATGTATCTTTTGTTGCTAAAAAACAGAAAATTATTTGGAATAATAGTATTTGTAGATTTTGCAATAATGATGCTAAGCATAAATCATTATGGATTCTGGAAAGGATTTGATTTTGTTCCTATAATAGGATTAATGTGGCTGATTTTTAAAGAAAAAACGCCTGTATTGCCACAAATTAGATTTAACATGACAAATTATATGAGATATATTGTATTGGGAATATTAATTTTAAGTATATTATTACCATTATGGAGCATAATAAATATATCTCTTTCCGGAAATAACGATATAACAATGAACCTTTTACCGAAAAATGCAACATTTGAAAATTACAAAAGGATATTCACAGAAGCAAATATAGATTTAAACTTAAAAAATACATTTATTTTATCCACACTAACAGCAATATTAGTACCATTAACTGCGTATCCTTTAGCATTGTTTATATCAAAAAATAGAATGGGATGGATATTGCCTATACTTATATTTATGGATTTTCTTGGAGGAGTGCATTCTATTATAGCTTTATTTATGGTCTTTAAGAAATTAAAATTATTGAATTCATTATTTGGGCTTTCATTGGTGTATACAACACATACATTGCCAATGGCCACATTCCTCATAAAAGGATATCTCGATAAGATTCCAAAGGAAATAGAAGAAACAGCCATAATGGATACATCAAGAATAAAATCATATTTTTATATATTATTTCCATTGTCTATTCCATCAATACTGGTGTCTTCATTGATAGGGTTTATGAAAAGCTGGAATGGGTTTATACCATCATTGATGTTATTAACAAAAGACAATTTATATCCAATATCTGTTAAACTATATTCCTTTATAGGAGAACCGGGAACTTCATATCCGCGTTGGGATTTATTTGCTGCATCATCGGTGCTTAATATGATATTCCTTGCAATGATATTTATAGCCATTAGAAAACCATTAATGAATGGGGTGTTGAAAGAAAGATATTAA